In the genome of Candidatus Paceibacterota bacterium, one region contains:
- a CDS encoding DUF502 domain-containing protein: MKSLLARWQANFWAGLVIVLPAVISLAVLRWLFGTVANITDTLLIFLPATLTHQSGGYGPMYWYWSLVALLLAILLIGVVGLLARNYFGRKIIEWVDLALLRIPLLNKIYSATKQVNDAFSTSSKTAFRTVVLVEFPHPGTWTIGFVTSEQQQEVRAKTGQSVVCVFVPATPNPTSGFLLMVPEAKVIKLDISVAAAIKYIVSLGAILPESSPSLRRADNSLPVETSGLSNPHLR; this comes from the coding sequence ATGAAGAGTCTTCTCGCGCGCTGGCAGGCCAATTTCTGGGCAGGGCTGGTGATCGTCCTGCCTGCGGTGATATCCCTGGCCGTGCTTCGGTGGCTGTTCGGCACAGTGGCCAACATCACCGACACCCTGCTGATCTTCCTTCCTGCCACGCTGACGCATCAGAGCGGCGGCTACGGTCCGATGTACTGGTATTGGAGCCTGGTGGCACTGCTGCTGGCCATCCTTCTTATCGGCGTCGTCGGCCTGCTGGCGCGCAATTACTTTGGCCGCAAGATCATCGAGTGGGTGGACCTGGCGCTGTTGCGCATTCCGTTGCTTAACAAGATTTACAGCGCCACCAAGCAGGTAAACGACGCTTTCTCCACCTCCAGCAAGACTGCATTTCGCACCGTGGTGCTGGTGGAATTCCCGCATCCGGGCACATGGACGATTGGTTTCGTCACCAGCGAGCAGCAGCAAGAGGTGCGGGCGAAGACGGGCCAGAGCGTCGTCTGCGTTTTTGTGCCGGCCACCCCCAACCCGACCTCAGGCTTCCTGTTGATGGTGCCGGAGGCCAAGGTCATCAAGCTGGACATATCGGTGGCGGCGGCCATTAAGTACATCGTCAGCCTGGGGGCGATTCTGCCTGAATCCTCTCCATCCTTGCGGCGGGCGGACAACAGCCTGCCGGTGGAAACGAGCGGGTTGTCAAACCCGCACCTGCGATGA
- a CDS encoding PhoH family protein: protein MATETLHFENARIAQQLYNNDPRNLQALEHQLGVKATSREGWIKLEGAAEAMDRAKHLFLLLENSLQAGAPIRNREFSHALNIVKHEGVPMLKDILSDRIQTSEKKSSVTAKTVGQKRYLDAIRRHDVTIGVGPAGTGKTYLAVALALTSLREGRVSRIILTRPAVEAGEALGFLPGDLYEKIMPYLRPLHDALHDMLPAEEIQKHTERGVIEIAPLAYMRGRTLNNAFIILDEAQNSTTEQMFMFLTRLGINSKAVITGDETQIDLPMHKKSGLLEAHRALKHIEGIAIVEFTKRDVVRHPLVQRIITAYETHRGQKPPTSHEETA, encoded by the coding sequence ATGGCCACTGAAACACTTCACTTCGAAAACGCCCGCATCGCGCAACAACTCTACAACAACGACCCTCGCAACCTGCAGGCGCTCGAGCATCAACTCGGCGTCAAAGCCACCTCCCGCGAAGGCTGGATCAAATTGGAGGGCGCGGCCGAGGCCATGGACCGTGCCAAGCACCTGTTTCTGCTGCTAGAAAATTCGCTGCAAGCTGGCGCGCCGATTCGCAACCGCGAATTCTCGCACGCCCTGAACATCGTCAAACACGAAGGTGTGCCGATGCTCAAAGACATCCTGAGCGACCGTATTCAGACTTCGGAGAAGAAGTCGAGCGTAACGGCCAAAACGGTAGGGCAGAAGCGGTATCTGGATGCGATCCGGCGCCACGATGTGACGATCGGCGTTGGCCCGGCTGGCACAGGCAAGACCTACCTGGCGGTCGCGCTGGCACTGACCTCTTTGCGCGAAGGCCGAGTTTCGCGCATCATCTTGACCCGACCTGCGGTCGAAGCGGGCGAAGCGCTGGGCTTTCTGCCCGGGGACCTTTACGAGAAGATCATGCCTTACTTGCGCCCGCTACACGACGCTTTGCACGACATGCTCCCGGCCGAGGAAATCCAGAAGCACACCGAGCGGGGCGTTATCGAAATCGCGCCCCTTGCCTATATGCGCGGGCGCACACTGAACAACGCTTTCATCATTCTGGATGAGGCGCAGAATTCAACCACCGAGCAGATGTTCATGTTCCTAACGCGGCTGGGCATCAACTCCAAAGCGGTGATTACCGGTGACGAAACGCAGATTGACCTGCCAATGCACAAGAAGTCCGGCTTGCTTGAGGCGCACCGCGCCCTGAAACACATCGAAGGCATCGCAATTGTGGAGTTCACCAAGAGGGATGTCGTGCGGCATCCCCTGGTGCAACGGATTATCACCGCCTACGAAACGCACCGCGGCCAGAAGCCGCCTACCTCGCATGAGGAGACGGCGTGA
- the ybeY gene encoding rRNA maturation RNase YbeY, translated as MRLLRQIVHELLQRKSPDGNLNLGVYLVADAEMTRLNETFLHHKGSTDVITFDYAEEARPPSPVPNSLRLVHGEVFVCVDEALSQASRFHVSWQNELVRYIVHGVLHLLGYDDRHHRARRTMKLAENAMVRQLAREFDFRRIGFRPANPLKL; from the coding sequence ATGCGTCTACTCCGGCAAATTGTGCATGAACTGCTCCAGAGAAAGTCGCCAGATGGCAATCTCAATCTGGGCGTCTATCTCGTGGCCGATGCCGAGATGACCCGGCTCAACGAGACTTTCCTGCACCACAAAGGATCGACCGACGTAATCACCTTCGACTATGCCGAAGAGGCGCGACCACCGTCTCCAGTGCCCAACTCCCTTCGTCTGGTTCACGGTGAGGTCTTTGTTTGTGTGGATGAAGCGCTGTCGCAAGCCAGCCGGTTTCATGTCAGCTGGCAGAACGAACTTGTCCGCTACATCGTTCATGGTGTGCTGCACCTCCTCGGCTACGACGACCGCCACCATCGCGCCCGCCGCACGATGAAACTTGCGGAGAACGCAATGGTCCGCCAGTTGGCCCGCGAGTTTGACTTCCGCCGTATCGGCTTCCGACCAGCGAATCCCCTCAAACTATAG
- a CDS encoding immune inhibitor A has protein sequence MRTSYLASNQLPRRSGMLVWLLVGGLMAGSVAAATLPFNDDFEDGLGNWSPGGAWGATTARYGSPGHAATDSPGSFYTNNTDAALALTVSLDLTSATRPGLSFQHSYALEANYDFGYIEASTDGGNTWLAPALKAYTGNLGAMSREQLDLSHYAGATDFRIRFRLTTDSSVVMDGWYVDDVHVAETPAAVTLWATQTNRNSVVLAWEQAAAPGFAGYRLYRSLTSGVDWHSARLVAEISGHATTSVTDIAVSPKTRYYYRLGVVNTDGMLTLGNECVVTTLPGMDYPFLDNGESGTATWIADTPWGLSDEDVISPTHCWSDSPGTNYANGITSQSLTLSAPLFLTGYATVPVLSFSHRYDFASGDSGNVEVSLNNGADWTSLASFTGSVSNVWRHARFSLADYTNAPSVLLRFRVTTDTSGQADGWHLDNISVAQSPAVVNAPVLDQVTSHTIRVSWPASNEPLFSHYAVLRSTAPGVGINSTLVTTLPDQNTTTFIDTNLALDTVYYYRIYAVNSYGAFSPDSLTESSARTLNNPLPFSDGFEGTLEGWNLAGSWGPATNEVHSGRACLSDSPGFNYTNSSDSYALTAVDLTGAVWPVLRFWDRYRLADNDWARLEVSTDGNSWTPLYGAAGIRTEWAEQTIDLSPYKNQSNLRIRFHVWTDGSTTEDGWSIDDLVVTEHTPAVIALPFYETFEAGLTNWLHSAWALDTNGAYGGSYAVRDTPTGRMNPDTTYWLGLGANLNLSNTVNPQLVFWLKGQLWYRSRFRVQYSTDAGLNWGDLYGLNYDWNQDWTRVQVSLQSLVNQTVRLRFATWNEYSSAPAQDLWIDNLALEEMPAAVTLETLTPGLRSVDLAWTASTLGAAFKRTEVYRATHATVTLSDTLIGTFTDPAATNLTDTGLSIGATYYYRVFTVDTNDVYSPSNERSTTTVPVPWPLADAMETTDQWVTTGTWGTGANGRNGGCLSDSPVGDYANSTDSYALSAVNLVGTTWPVLKFWDRYRLADNDWARLEVSTDGNSWTPLYGAAGIRTEWAEQTIDLSPYKNQSNLRIRFHVWTDGSTTEDGWSIDDLVVTEHTPAVIALPFYETFEAGLTNWLHSAWALDTNGAYGGSYAVRDTPTGRMNPDTTYWLGLGANLNLSNTVNPQLVFWLKGQLWYRSRFRVQYSTDAGLNWGDLYGLNYDWNQDWTRVQVSLQSLVNQTVRLRFATWNEYSSAPAQDLWIDNLALEESPLPVTLNPLDEITSATMRLNWTEAAIGNFKAYRVYRSESSGVSESSTLLAVFTNRAATTFTDSNLVARKTYYYRVYLYNQYDDGVGSNQSSATTAGVSMPWTANFETNQPGWTFTGTWTLWPGAGRNGSAGLVDSPGDYANSSSHYAQFAVDLRNNVWPVLRFWDRHIIANADWGRVFVSGDAGGSWTRVYGVSETRTNWAEQTVDLSPWKNNSQVWVRFQMDTDGGTQSDGWYLDDVSLGEHAPAPAAYPFYENFETGLDNWLHPVWTVDTNQPFAGQYAVRDTAFPWLPPDTQLALVLGRELNLTNAVNPVLTFRLGGQLWYRSRFRAQASTDGGIAWNDLITLNYDWSQDWTRFQAPLTSYLNRSIRLRFIVWSEYGSAPDQDLFLDEIGIGEPAPGAPTLAAPANLASVPIVRPTLSITNAVDYQGDPLSYRFEVYADAALSTLVAQVPVVAAGTAVSSWQVDTDLPNNAQYWWRCQASDGTNSGAWMTTATFFVNEINHPPAAPVVAGPPSGTLVTNLDALLFWFPSSGDPDEGDRVTTYQLQVAADPDFLATVINATNIPAVAVPPGTNWVLTLPLGALPGANDLVEGTLYHWRINAQDLRGLCSDWSAGVNTFQFGIAPPRPSTITAFRLNASGQVTLEWTGGAGQMYVEFSYTLSPPQWYELAGPLTGTSWTFTPLPNSQSGFYRVRSR, from the coding sequence ATGCGGACATCCTATCTGGCATCAAATCAGCTCCCGCGTCGCTCCGGCATGCTAGTCTGGTTGCTGGTCGGCGGGCTAATGGCTGGTTCCGTGGCGGCAGCGACACTACCCTTCAATGATGATTTTGAGGACGGCCTGGGCAATTGGTCCCCGGGCGGCGCGTGGGGTGCGACCACGGCGCGCTATGGTTCGCCGGGTCACGCCGCTACCGACAGTCCCGGCTCCTTCTACACGAACAATACTGACGCCGCGCTGGCACTCACAGTGTCGTTGGACCTCACGAGCGCGACCCGCCCGGGCCTGAGCTTCCAGCACTCCTACGCTCTGGAAGCGAATTACGACTTCGGTTACATCGAAGCCTCCACCGATGGGGGTAACACCTGGCTCGCGCCAGCCCTGAAGGCCTACACGGGCAACCTCGGCGCGATGTCTCGCGAACAGTTGGACCTGTCGCATTACGCGGGAGCGACCGATTTCCGGATCCGGTTCCGCCTGACCACGGACTCGTCGGTGGTGATGGATGGCTGGTATGTGGACGATGTGCACGTGGCCGAGACACCCGCAGCAGTGACGCTGTGGGCCACCCAAACAAATCGCAATTCCGTGGTTCTGGCATGGGAACAGGCAGCCGCGCCGGGATTTGCTGGTTACCGCCTCTATCGCTCGCTCACATCCGGGGTGGATTGGCATTCCGCGCGGCTCGTCGCCGAGATCAGCGGCCACGCGACCACGAGCGTCACGGACATTGCCGTCAGCCCAAAGACTCGTTACTACTACCGCCTCGGAGTCGTGAACACGGACGGAATGCTCACCTTGGGGAATGAGTGTGTGGTGACCACGCTGCCGGGCATGGACTACCCGTTCCTGGACAACGGCGAGAGCGGCACGGCGACTTGGATCGCCGACACGCCGTGGGGGTTGAGCGACGAGGACGTGATTTCGCCCACGCACTGCTGGTCCGATTCTCCCGGCACCAACTACGCCAACGGCATCACCTCGCAATCGCTTACACTCTCAGCCCCGCTGTTCCTGACCGGCTACGCCACCGTGCCAGTCCTTTCGTTTAGCCATCGGTACGACTTCGCGTCCGGGGACTCGGGTAACGTCGAAGTCTCACTCAACAACGGCGCGGACTGGACGTCACTGGCAAGTTTCACCGGTAGTGTATCCAACGTATGGAGACACGCCCGCTTCAGCCTGGCCGACTACACCAACGCCCCATCGGTCCTGCTGCGCTTCCGGGTCACCACCGACACCTCCGGGCAGGCTGATGGCTGGCACCTGGACAACATTTCAGTTGCCCAATCGCCCGCAGTAGTTAACGCGCCGGTGCTCGATCAGGTCACATCCCATACCATCCGTGTCAGTTGGCCGGCCAGCAACGAACCTCTGTTTTCGCACTACGCTGTGTTACGTTCCACAGCCCCTGGAGTGGGCATCAACTCCACCCTCGTGACGACCCTCCCCGACCAAAACACCACCACCTTCATCGACACCAATCTCGCACTGGACACGGTCTACTATTACCGCATCTATGCGGTCAATTCATACGGCGCTTTCTCGCCCGACAGCCTCACTGAGAGCAGTGCCCGCACGCTGAACAACCCGCTACCCTTCAGCGATGGTTTTGAAGGAACGCTGGAAGGCTGGAACCTCGCCGGGAGTTGGGGGCCGGCAACCAACGAGGTCCACTCCGGCCGAGCCTGCCTCTCTGATTCGCCCGGTTTCAACTACACCAACTCCTCCGACAGTTACGCTTTGACCGCCGTGGATTTGACGGGGGCAGTCTGGCCGGTGTTGAGGTTCTGGGATCGGTATCGGCTGGCGGACAACGACTGGGCGCGGCTGGAGGTTTCGACCGACGGCAACAGTTGGACCCCGCTCTATGGCGCAGCGGGCATCCGCACCGAGTGGGCCGAACAGACCATTGACCTCTCGCCTTACAAGAACCAGAGCAACTTGCGCATCCGCTTTCACGTCTGGACCGATGGGAGCACGACTGAGGACGGCTGGAGCATAGATGATCTGGTGGTGACGGAGCACACACCGGCGGTTATTGCCCTGCCCTTCTACGAGACCTTCGAGGCGGGGCTGACCAACTGGCTCCACTCCGCGTGGGCGCTGGACACCAACGGGGCCTATGGGGGCAGTTATGCGGTGCGGGACACGCCCACGGGGCGGATGAACCCCGACACGACCTATTGGCTGGGGCTGGGGGCTAACCTGAACCTGAGCAACACCGTCAATCCGCAACTGGTGTTCTGGCTCAAGGGACAGTTGTGGTATCGGTCGCGGTTCCGGGTGCAATATTCCACGGATGCCGGGCTCAACTGGGGTGATCTCTATGGGCTTAATTATGACTGGAACCAGGACTGGACCCGGGTGCAGGTGTCGCTGCAGAGCCTGGTCAACCAGACGGTGCGGCTGCGCTTTGCCACCTGGAACGAGTACAGCAGCGCCCCCGCCCAGGACCTCTGGATAGACAACCTCGCCCTCGAGGAGATGCCCGCGGCGGTCACACTTGAAACGCTCACGCCGGGGCTGCGCTCGGTGGATCTGGCCTGGACGGCCTCGACCCTGGGGGCGGCCTTCAAACGCACCGAGGTGTATCGGGCGACGCATGCCACCGTAACCCTGAGCGACACCCTGATCGGTACCTTCACCGATCCGGCGGCGACCAACCTCACCGATACCGGCCTGTCGATCGGGGCGACGTATTACTACCGGGTGTTCACGGTGGACACCAACGACGTCTACAGCCCGTCCAACGAGCGGTCCACCACCACGGTGCCGGTGCCCTGGCCGCTGGCCGACGCGATGGAAACGACCGACCAGTGGGTAACAACGGGCACTTGGGGCACTGGCGCCAACGGCCGCAACGGAGGCTGCCTGAGCGATTCGCCCGTGGGCGATTATGCCAATTCCACCGACAGCTACGCGTTGAGCGCGGTGAATCTGGTGGGCACGACCTGGCCGGTGTTGAAGTTTTGGGATCGGTATCGGCTGGCGGACAACGACTGGGCGCGGCTGGAGGTTTCGACCGACGGCAACAGTTGGACCCCGCTCTATGGCGCAGCGGGCATCCGCACCGAGTGGGCCGAACAGACCATTGACCTCTCGCCTTACAAGAACCAGAGCAACTTGCGCATCCGCTTTCACGTCTGGACCGATGGGAGCACGACTGAGGACGGCTGGAGCATAGATGATCTGGTGGTGACGGAGCACACACCGGCGGTTATTGCCCTGCCCTTCTACGAGACCTTCGAGGCGGGGCTGACCAACTGGCTCCACTCCGCGTGGGCGCTGGACACCAACGGGGCCTATGGGGGCAGTTATGCGGTGCGGGACACGCCCACGGGGCGGATGAACCCCGACACGACCTATTGGCTGGGGCTGGGGGCTAACCTGAACCTGAGCAACACCGTCAATCCGCAACTGGTGTTCTGGCTCAAGGGACAGTTGTGGTATCGGTCGCGGTTCCGGGTGCAATATTCCACGGATGCCGGGCTCAACTGGGGTGATCTCTATGGGCTTAATTATGACTGGAACCAGGACTGGACCCGGGTGCAGGTGTCGCTGCAGAGCCTGGTCAACCAGACGGTGCGGCTGCGCTTTGCCACCTGGAACGAGTACAGCAGCGCCCCCGCCCAGGACCTCTGGATAGACAACCTCGCCCTCGAGGAATCGCCGCTCCCGGTAACGCTCAATCCGCTGGATGAAATCACGTCGGCTACGATGCGCCTGAATTGGACCGAGGCGGCCATTGGCAACTTCAAGGCATACCGCGTTTACCGGTCGGAGTCGTCGGGCGTCAGCGAAAGCTCGACGCTGCTGGCGGTGTTCACGAATCGCGCGGCGACCACGTTCACCGACAGCAACCTGGTGGCGCGCAAGACCTACTATTATCGCGTCTATCTCTACAACCAGTACGATGATGGCGTCGGCTCCAATCAGTCTTCCGCGACGACCGCCGGCGTGAGCATGCCGTGGACGGCCAACTTCGAGACCAACCAGCCGGGCTGGACGTTCACCGGCACCTGGACACTCTGGCCGGGAGCGGGGCGGAACGGTTCCGCCGGGCTGGTAGATTCGCCGGGCGATTACGCCAACAGTTCCTCCCACTACGCCCAGTTCGCCGTGGACCTGCGTAACAACGTCTGGCCAGTCCTGCGCTTCTGGGACCGGCACATCATCGCCAACGCGGACTGGGGACGGGTGTTTGTATCCGGCGATGCCGGCGGGAGTTGGACCCGGGTCTATGGCGTCTCGGAAACGCGCACGAACTGGGCGGAGCAGACGGTGGACCTGTCACCGTGGAAGAACAACAGCCAGGTGTGGGTGCGCTTCCAAATGGACACTGACGGCGGCACGCAGAGCGACGGCTGGTATCTGGACGACGTGTCGCTCGGCGAACACGCGCCCGCGCCGGCAGCCTATCCATTCTATGAGAACTTCGAGACCGGCCTGGACAACTGGCTGCACCCGGTCTGGACCGTGGACACGAACCAGCCGTTCGCCGGGCAATACGCCGTCCGCGACACTGCGTTCCCCTGGCTGCCACCCGATACTCAACTGGCGTTGGTTTTGGGCCGCGAGTTGAACCTGACCAACGCGGTGAACCCGGTGCTGACCTTCCGGCTGGGCGGGCAGCTCTGGTACCGGTCGCGCTTTCGCGCGCAGGCTTCCACCGACGGCGGCATCGCCTGGAACGACCTGATCACCTTGAACTACGATTGGAGTCAGGACTGGACTCGGTTCCAGGCCCCACTCACGAGCTATCTCAACCGCTCGATCAGGCTGCGGTTTATCGTCTGGAGCGAGTATGGCTCTGCCCCGGACCAAGACCTGTTCCTGGACGAGATCGGCATCGGCGAGCCCGCGCCCGGGGCTCCCACCCTGGCGGCACCGGCGAATCTTGCCAGCGTCCCGATCGTACGCCCGACCTTGTCCATAACCAACGCGGTGGATTACCAGGGCGACCCGCTCTCCTACCGGTTCGAGGTCTATGCGGACGCGGCATTATCAACCCTGGTGGCTCAAGTGCCGGTAGTGGCGGCCGGCACCGCAGTCTCAAGCTGGCAAGTGGACACCGACCTGCCCAACAACGCGCAATACTGGTGGCGATGCCAGGCTAGCGACGGCACTAACTCCGGTGCGTGGATGACGACCGCGACGTTCTTCGTCAACGAAATCAACCACCCGCCCGCGGCACCAGTAGTGGCCGGCCCTCCATCCGGCACCTTGGTGACGAACCTCGACGCGTTGTTATTCTGGTTCCCGTCCAGTGGCGATCCCGACGAAGGCGATCGCGTAACAACCTATCAGCTCCAGGTCGCCGCGGATCCGGACTTCCTTGCCACAGTCATTAACGCCACCAACATTCCGGCAGTGGCAGTGCCGCCCGGAACCAATTGGGTGTTAACCCTTCCGCTCGGTGCCCTGCCCGGCGCCAACGATCTGGTCGAAGGGACGCTCTATCATTGGCGCATCAACGCGCAGGACTTGCGCGGGCTGTGTTCCGACTGGTCCGCGGGCGTGAACACCTTCCAATTTGGCATTGCGCCACCGCGACCAAGCACGATCACGGCATTCCGCTTGAATGCCAGCGGCCAAGTAACGCTGGAATGGACCGGCGGCGCAGGGCAGATGTACGTGGAATTCAGTTACACGCTCAGCCCGCCGCAATGGTATGAGCTGGCCGGGCCGCTAACGGGCACGAGTTGGACCTTCACACCCTTGCCGAACAGCCAATCGGGATTCTACCGGGTGCGGAGCCGATAG
- a CDS encoding HIT domain-containing protein, with product MEALHAPWRIEYILAPKPAAGESLFARIGQSNDDEANHVIARDRTCYAVLNTYPYTGGHLLIVPYRQAPDLNGLTNAELADLMILTRRCQNALSKVMKPDGFNIGINLGKVAGAGVEGHVHIHLVPRWQGDTNFMPILANTVVVPEALRDLAAKLRKALASD from the coding sequence ATGGAAGCATTGCACGCTCCCTGGCGGATAGAATACATCCTCGCGCCCAAACCCGCGGCCGGCGAGAGCCTGTTTGCTCGCATTGGCCAATCCAACGATGACGAGGCGAATCATGTCATCGCGCGCGACCGCACCTGCTACGCCGTGCTGAACACCTATCCCTACACCGGCGGGCATCTGCTGATCGTGCCCTACAGGCAAGCACCGGATTTGAACGGGTTGACGAACGCAGAACTGGCAGACTTAATGATATTGACACGGCGCTGCCAAAACGCGCTGAGCAAGGTGATGAAGCCGGATGGATTCAATATCGGAATCAACTTGGGCAAGGTGGCAGGGGCGGGGGTTGAGGGCCACGTGCACATCCACCTTGTGCCGCGCTGGCAGGGTGACACGAACTTCATGCCCATTCTGGCGAATACCGTTGTGGTGCCAGAAGCCCTGCGCGACCTGGCCGCCAAGCTCCGGAAAGCTCTGGCCAGCGATTAG